GTTCCTGGTCTTTTCTATCACAACACAAGCATCATTTTCATCAAACCAACACcacaaaaagaaataagaacgCCCCTATTTCACCATGCATTTTCGAGTTTATAAGATCAAAACTGAATAAAAAAATTGCAAGCAAATTTTCCAGTAAAGTCTTACTCTAAAATTGCAGGCAAATTTTCCAGTACACTCTTACTTTCTCCTAAATCTAGACGATGGCCCTTGTAATTTTCCAGTAAACACTCTTACTCTTCTCCTAAATCTAGACGATGGCCCTTGTAAGCCTTCAACAATTCCTCTGCATTTTCTGTAAACCTCGatacatacttctccaagaagACTTGCTCTGTCAAACGCATCACATCATAAAAATGTGGGTCTTTCTTCATAAGCTTTTTCGACTTTATCAGCTGGAAAACTTGATATCTCGGAATCACTCTCTCCTCCATACTAAACATCAAAAGAGTAGGATACTGTACTAAAGTTGAATTCTTTAACTTCACTTTTTCCAAGAAGAACTCTAGTCCGAGTCTTATTTTCTTCTCTGAAACTCGGAACAAGGGTGGTGCCCTCCTAAACATTACCATGCACTCACTTTTGGAGAGGCCAGAACTCTGAAGTAATAGCAATTTCCTCGAAATAGATTCTTGACTCATAGAACTTAGAGTATGAAGGCCATGCACCAACATTCTTGAATCAGTGGAAAACCCCATATCAATAAGTTCAGAGACAAGTTTTTTAAGCCTAGATTCAGGCGTAGCAAAAAGATGAGGTTGCCTCTTCAAGAGTGATGATAGTTGAGACCCAACAATTCCAACACTCTGCAGATATGAAATATTAGGAACAAGTCTCAAGTGAGGAGGTCCATAAAAAACCCAATCACACCTTCGCAGAACCCGGAACCAATCACCATTATCAGGACCCTTTATAAGGACTTTATTGAGaacttcaatggaaggctttaGTATTCTGTCCAGGCTACGTGTTAATAGTATCACCGCCTTTGTGGACACAAGCCTACCCAGATCAGAACTAGTGATACCCAATTCTTGTAATACCTGGATCTTTGGCTTGAGTATTTTTTCAACATTAGCAAGAAGGATTTGGGGGGCATTATAAACAGCAGATTGGATTTGTGGATCTGTGAATCCAATGGACTTGAAGAAGTTTACAGTCAATTCAGGTTTTTCAACACTTCTGACCCAATGTAAACGATTGGATATGGCCAGGGCTTTGGGTTTTGGAAAGTCCAACTTGTTTATTAGGTAGTTAAGGAGAACAGGATTTTCTTGGTGTGCATTTTGAGCAGACCTTTTGGTTATCACCTGAGatagagaggagagagagatgcggaaagaagaaaaaggaccAGTAGGTAGGGAACAAAGATGATGTAAGTGAGTAGATAAAGAACGGCAACATAGTTGGATGGAGATCATGAGTCCTTCTCAATCTGTTCACGGGAAACAATGAAGAAAGACTTAAAGAGAcaagaaaatatgacttttAGGGATTTAAGAGAAAACTTTGAACAAAGCTATTCAAAGTCGGAGATACGCAGAGGTAGAACACAGAAGCTACCCATGCTTTTCTTTAAACATCAGTGTCCTGAAaagaaaaggtgaaaaaaaTATCAACCCTTCAATTAATGTATAGAAAGGAGTAACCTCCTGTGTTATGGAAGCCAGCCTATCTCGACGAGTTGAAATGTTTGAGACCTATAAATTTGAATAGACATAAAACAGTAATGGAAACTCATTTGTAAATTAATTCAAATGGAGTAATATATTGCTTTTGAAGTTCACAGATAATACAAAAAGCTACTCCCTCTATCACTCTTTTCATTTTGGAATGTTCCAAAATGTTCAACATCATATCATTGGTCAGGAAGTGAATTATTATGTATTAATAACATGTATAGTGACATTTTAGTCGATATGTAGTATAAAATTCAACACCAATGTTCGGTTACCAGTTACAATCCAGTATAACTAAAAGCTACCtaactattttttatattacTAATACCTGTGTAATTCTAATAACAACCAAACGAATCCACTGTATGAGGACTTGAAAGTTATCACATATGTAAAAGGACATGAAATCTATGTTGCTccgactcttcaaaaatgtcaacaGTTGTGTGTCGAATTCTCCAAAAATAGTGTATGTTTGGAGAATCCAACACGGGTGAGGCATCAAAAGTGAAGAGTATGTGCAACTTAGCATGGAACTACTCAGGAGGAGAAATTCAAATCAATGTGCTAAAACTATAGCTTTATTTTTTGGTTCCAGGTCTCGTCTGACATAATACAAGCATCATTTTCATCAAGGCAACAATACAAATAGAAGTATGAATACCCCTCTTTTCACCACACATTTTCGAAGACTATAAGATCAAaactgaaagaaaaaaaattgcatgCAAATTTTCCAGAAAACACTCTTACAGTCATACTCTTCTCCTAAATCTAGACAATGGCCCTTGTAAGCCATCAATAATTCCTCTGCATTTTCTGTAAACCTCGATACGTACTTCTCCAAGAAGAGATGCTCTGTCAAACGCATCATATCACAAAAAATTGGGTCTTTCTTCATAAGCCTTTTCGACTTTATCAGCTGAAAAACTTGATATCTTGGAATCACTCTCTTTTTCATACTAAACATCAAAAGAGTAGGATACTGTACTAAAGTTGACTTCTCTAACTTCACTGTTTCCAAGAAGAACTCTAGTCCAAGTCCTATTTTCTTCTCTGAAGTTCGGAATAAACTTGGTGCCATCCTAAACATTTCCATGCACTTATTCATGGAGAAAAGCAAGCAGCCCCTTGTAGAAGGTTCCAAACCTATCTGACTCCAAAGAAGTTGTTGGCTTTTCATCAGCCATTGCGCGCACCAAAACTTTGAAACAATTGcaattttatcaaaaaagtcTCATGGGTCATACTACCTAGAGCATAAAGGCCATGTAGAAACATTCTTGATAAGAAATATTAGGAACCAGTCTCAAGTGAGGTGATCTCTGAATAACCCAATCAGACCTATGCAGAACCCGGAAAAAATCACCATTTTTAGTACCATTTACAAGGACTTTATTGAGaacttcaatggaaggctttaTAGCTTTCTCCAGACTACGTGTTAACAAGTTCGAATGTGAGGAAATAAGCTTACATAGATCAGAACCAGTGATACCCAATTCTTCTAATAGCTGAATCTTTGGCTTGATTGTCTTTTCGACATTGGGCAATGAGGATTTCTGGGATAAAATGAACGGTGGATTGGATTTGTACATCTGTGAATCCAATGGACTTGAAAAAATGGACAACTAATTCAGGTTTTTCAACACTTCTGACCCAATGAAGACAATTGGATACTGCCAGGGCTTTAGAATTTTGAAAGTCCAAGGTGTTTATTAGGTAGTTAAAGAGAACAGGATTTTCCTTGTATCCATTTTGAACAGAGTTTTTGGTCATGGCCTTAGATAGAGATGAAAAAGAAAATCTGAAGGAAGAAAAAGGACCAGCAGGTAGGAAATGAAGATAATGTAAGCGAGTAGATAAACAACAGGAGCGTAGTTGGATGACAAACATGGGTCCTACTCAATCGGTTCACAGACAATGGCCAGAAAGATATAATGAGATAGAAGAGGCTAtggattttataatatttaagaGAAGAACTTTGAACAATGCTATGCCAAAGTCAAACAAAGGTGGAGGTGAACACAAGAAGCTACACGTGcttttttccaacttcatttccctggaaaagaaaaatgaatattAAGCGCTCAATTCATTTACGAAGAGagcttttgtttgtttgtttacttCTTTATGTGAAGTCAGCTAGTTTCTACAAGTGTCAATGTTTGTGACATACAAATTTGACAGGATATAAACAGTAGGGAAAATCTATCTGTTAATTAGCTCAAATGTTTTGCCCTTAtagttcaaaaataatataaaacgtTAGTCCTTCCGTTCTAATTTCTGTCAGGTTCTTTTCAATCTCCATCCAAAAATGTTCAACATCATCTCATTTTATACATTAAAACTACTCAAATTATGGATTTGACGTGATGCTTTCTCTAGTAAACTAACTCTTTAAGCATAACTTTAATATCTTTTTCCATCAGAAGTTTATATGACAGAGGGagtattatttaataaaaaaagataattattgCAGCCTCTAATGTACTAACTCCAAACGCAAGTGTCCGCATGGATAAAATTGATGAcaaattaatgaaattttaaCCACCTCTAAAGGTTTTTTAGAAAAGCTGAAAAACTCAAACTTTAAGAGTGCACATATAGACACCTCAACTTACTCTCAACTGGCAACTAAACCCTCCGTCCAAACTGTCTCATGGACACCCAATACTGACATGGCATAAAAATTTTGGAGGCGTTTAGATGATTATTTTGTAAGTTGGAGTGTTCAACTAACATGTAAAACACGagttgaggtatttagatgATCATTTTATAATTTGAAGTGTTCAGTGAAAGACGAGTTGACGTGTCTAAGTTGGATTATTTACTTGTCGGTTGAGGTCCAGTTTGAGTGCTTGTTTATATTATGCCTAAATATTTCGTCTTTGAGACGTTGACACATTGATATCTTTTTCCTCATTCCGCTAAATTTTTACAGAAAATTCACAATAATATCACTCTAGAACACAAATAAATGGTAAAGCTAAGAAAACTCAGAAAAGCATACAATGAAATTGAAAGGGGGTTTAGGGTTTTTGTCTCTAAGTACAGAGGATAGGAATTACAGAGGAGAAAGCAAAAGAGAGGATGAAGGACTTACAACTCAATTTGGCCGGAGATGATATCGCCGAATAGTTTGCCGGAGATAGAAATCGCCGAGAAGTTCGCCGGAGAAATATATGGACGGAAAGTTAGCAATTGGTATGGTCTTTTATCAAACCCGCTAGATAACATTTGGGCTTATCGGTTCGAAATCTATTGGGCCAAATATATTTACTTCTGGCCCAAAtgtatctttttatttaaaattagtaaactttacctaaatcccataatggaaaagtctaattactatacatccctcattgtaccaaaattacccgatatccccttttttcaacttttctgatacattagtgatgtatctgatacatcaattatctatagaataattaatgaagatcatctatttatggatagtatcttaatataaggtatgattggttctttaaatcaattactgatctaattaatggaattaatttggttaaaaaaataacggttgtgtacgtgaagattcaagccaaaaaatagagcataaattcaaatcaaattcgatttcatttttttcttcagttttggtgatacataagttatgtatcgtTTACATCAACTTTAGATGTAGAATACTTAATGcatatcagctatttatggttAGTATTTTAATGTAAGTTTTGAttggttatttaattgaatcactgatctaattaatgagattaatttgttTAAAAAGCAATTGTgatgttcatgaagattcaagccaaaaaacagagcatc
This sequence is a window from Solanum dulcamara chromosome 10, daSolDulc1.2, whole genome shotgun sequence. Protein-coding genes within it:
- the LOC129870891 gene encoding transcription termination factor MTERF5, chloroplastic-like, which codes for MISIQLCCRSLSTHLHHLCSLPTGPFSSFRISLSSLSQVITKRSAQNAHQENPVLLNYLINKLDFPKPKALAISNRLHWVRSVEKPELTVNFFKSIGFTDPQIQSAVYNAPQILLANVEKILKPKIQVLQELGITSSDLGRLVSTKAVILLTRSLDRILKPSIEVLNKVLIKGPDNGDWFRVLRRCDWVFYGPPHLRLVPNISYLQSVGIVGSQLSSLLKRQPHLFATPESRLKKLVSELIDMGFSTDSRMLVHGLHTLSSMSQESISRKLLLLQSSGLSKSECMVMFRRAPPLFRVSEKKIRLGLEFFLEKVKLKNSTLVQYPTLLMFSMEERVIPRYQVFQLIKSKKLMKKDPHFYDVMRLTEQVFLEKYVSRFTENAEELLKAYKGHRLDLGEE